The following proteins come from a genomic window of Drosophila sulfurigaster albostrigata strain 15112-1811.04 chromosome X, ASM2355843v2, whole genome shotgun sequence:
- the LOC133848862 gene encoding furin-like protease 2 isoform X3: MLDKSIDRTEKQTVELPFFVERTCTDCDTNEKSVNLRPRAKATTKTTTTLAPTSLSSTALPSVTRSSFRGGGGNALKRRKCHPNAQQQKQQQQQQLKLNRNIYLCKCNRMAQSCIYFVLVLAILSVRYTCAASHPQQQQQQLREREQQQQHLQHNNQTEYGAGDNYSIYHDRNATIKYPDPILIIAETESESEASNTHNNTNNINASVKKQKNKKNSNIVEKKNKNYKKKQLQEETEEERHHLLSDSLDTFGAYRIPDEAIYTNEFAVHIPAGRSIADTIAEKYGFTNRGQIGALDDYYLFQHHRVSKRSLRSSRKHHSALKSEFEVKWLQQQHEKIRQKRDGPYSDIPTYNPSLTSSTTSSHSPRLKYRDVSPLLIFSDPLFKEQWYLVSKNGGAKDGLDMNIVPAWQKGYTGKGVVVSILDDGIQTNHPDLAQNYDPDASFDINGNDSDPTPQDNGDNKHGTRCAGEVAAVAFNNYCGVGVAYNASIGGVRMLDGKVNDVVEAQALSLNPAHIDIYSASWGPEDDGSTVDGPGPLARRAFIYGVTSGRQGKGSIFVWASGNGGRYTDSCNCDGYTNSIFTLSISSATQAGYKPWYLEECSSTLATTYSSGTPGHDKSVATVDMDGRLRPDHICTVEHTGTSASAPLAAGICALALEANPDLTWRDMQYLVVYTSRPGPLEKESGWTLNGVKRKYSHKFGYGLMDAGAMVTLAEQWNSVPPQHICKSRENNEDRNIAGEYGYTLATHMDVNGCAGTINEVRYLEHVQCRITLRFFPRGNLRILLTSPMGTTSTLLFERPRDIVKSNFDDWPFLSVHFWGEKAEGRWTLQVINSGRRRVNQPGILSKWQLIFYGTSSQPMRLKSELLNTQLRNSPVASNPFIFSSASNIGQPANEGGNFNTDNFAGYLNYQNIFSSAGSSPEVATATLDGHSVNTSAIVLQQQQQLANVNGSGDNKLIMYSCDAECGTLGCYGRGPTQCVACSHYRLDNTCVSRCPPRSFPNQVGICWPCHDSCETCAGAGPDSCLTCAPAHLHVTDLAVCVQNCPDGYFEDMKNRTCVPCEPNCASCQDRPEFCTSCDHHLVMHENKCYSACPLDSYETEENKCAYCHSSCATCNGATENDCITCRPSRYAWQNKCLNNCPEGHYADKKRLECLPCHEGCKSCSSNGICSECLPNWTLNKKDKCSVAGSEACTDSEFYSQSESGCKACHSSCETCNGPLATNCLSCESNRLLEQSSCVSGCQDGYFMETGVCTPCLHTCTQCKSRTNCSNCSKGLELQNGECRTTCADGYYSDRGICAKCYLSCHTCSGPRRNQCVQCPDGWQLAAGECYPKCPEGFYKSEFGCQKCHHYCKTCNGAGPLACSSCPPNFMLDGGLCMECLSTQYYDATTQTCKACHESCHSCLGPGQYSCKACVAPLHLDRVNGQCVPCCRASKKTTTEAGEQQDNDNEDDEHCCQCDADTGECRSTSTAGKRRTVVGIDSIFRSAVRDRQQQLPGELNGGGGGGVFVFRLDSPLTAITAIAVAICLLIITIFSIIFAVLQRNSNHTSRNSVRYRKINGRKCEASNEARFIFNVGENGDDTDSDDDNDMMDNSMDTTRRRMNNQRIVYEQQHHNRCGDVPPNGNEFYVKSTNDIDAIEFHGNSSSSKHVNNPDCSSNSNSPTTMNPPIIAATATATTTTSSSSSNNRRIVSRNNYIES; encoded by the exons ATGCTTGATAAAAGCATTGATAGAACCGAGAAGCAAACCGTCGAATTACCATTTTTTGTGGAACGAACGTGTACTGATTGCGATACCAACGAGAAGAGCGTTAACCTGCGACCAcgagcaaaagcaacaacaaaaacaacaacaacattagcacctacatcattatcatcaacaGCATTACCATCAGTAACAAGATCATCATTTAGAGGAGGAGGTGGAAATGCattgaaaagaagaaaatgccATCCAAatgcgcaacaacaaaaacaacaacaacaacaacaactgaaactcAATAGAAATAtctatttatgcaaatgtaatCGAATGGCACAGAgctgtatatattttgtattagttTTAGCAATCTTAAGTGTAAGATATACTTGTGCTGCTTCtcatccacaacaacaacagcaacaactacgcgaaagagaacaacaacaacaacatttacaaCATAATAATCAAACTGAATATGGAGCCGGCGATAATTACTCAATATATCACGATAGAAATGCAACCATAAAATACCCAGATCCAATATTGATCATCGCTGAgactgaatctgaatctgaggCTAGTAATACtcacaacaacaccaacaatatTAATGCCAGTGTGAAGAAGcaaaagaacaagaagaacagcaacatcgtcgagaagaagaacaagaactaTAAGAAGAAGCAACTGCAAGAAGAGACTGAGGAAGAGCGACATCATCTGCTCAGCGATTCATTGGACACATTTGGCGCTTATCGCATACCCGACGAGGCCATCTACACAAATGAGTTCGCTGTCCATATACCAGCTGGCAGATCCATTGCCGATACCATAGCCGAGAAGTACGGTTTCACCAATCGCGGACAG ATCGGCGCCCTTGACGACTATTATCTGTTTCAGCATCATCGCGTGTCCAAGCGTTCGCTTCGCTCGAGTCGCAAGCATCACAGTGCCTTAAAATCGGAGTTCGAG GTGAAGTggcttcagcagcagcatgagAAGATCAGGCAGAAGCGAGATGGCCCCTATTCAGATATACCCACCTACA ACCCATCCCTAACATCATCGACCACATCGTCCCATTCGCCGCGTCTCAAGTACCGCGATGTCTCGCCTCTGCTTATCTTCTCCGATCCGTTGTTTAAGGAACAGTGGTATTTGGTGAGTAAA AATGGAGGAGCGAAGGATGGTCTCGACATGAACATCGTGCCTGCCTGGCAGAAGGGATACACTGGCAAAGGTGTCGTTGTCTCCATACTGGACGACGGCATTCAAACCAATCATCCGGATCTCGCTCAGAATTAT GATCCCGATGCTTCGTTCGATATCAACGGCAATGATTCGGATCCAACGCCACAGGATAATGGCGACAATAAACATGGAACACGTTGCGCTGGCGAAGTTGCTGCGGTTGCCTTCAACAACTATTgcggcgtgggcgtggcatatAATGCCAGCATTGGCG GCGTGCGCATGCTGGATGGCAAAGTGAACGACGTGGTCGAAGCGCAGGCGCTAAGCTTGAATCCCGCTCACATTGACATCTACAGCGCCTCGTGGGGACCCGAGGATGATGGCTCCACGGTCGATGGTCCCGGACCCTTGGCTCGTCGTGCCTTCATCTACGGCGTGACCAGCGGACGTCAGGGCAAGGGTTCGATCTTTGTGTGGGCATCGGGCAACGGTGGACGCTACACGGACTCGTGCAACTGCGATGGCTACACCAACTCCATCTTTACGCTGTCCATCTCGAGTGCCACGCAAGCAGG CTACAAGCCTTGGTATCTGGAGGAGTGCTCATCGACGCTGGCCACCACCTACAGCTCGGGTACGCCGGGTCACGACAAGAGCGTCGCCACCGTCGACATGGACGGACGCCTGCGTCCCGATCACATTTGCACTGTGGAGCACACGGGCACCTCGGCTTCGGCACCGCTGGCGGCTGGCATTTGTGCGTTGGCGCTGGAAGCGAATCCCGATTTGACGTGGCGTGATATGCAGTACTTGGTGGTGTACACCTCGAGGCCGGGACCGCTGGAGAAGGAGAGCGGCTGGACATTGAATGGCGTGAAGCGTAAATACAGTCACAAGTTTGGCTACGGTCTGATGGATGCCGGCGCCATGGTCACTTTGGCCGAGCAATGGAATTCAGTGCCGCCGCAGCACATTTGCAAGTCGCGCGAGAACAACGAGGATCGCAATATTGCCGGCGAATATGGCTACACGCTGGCCACCCACATGGATGTGAACGGTTGCGCCGGCACAATCAATGAGGTGCGCTATCTGGAGCACGTTCAGTGTCGCATCACGTTGCGCTTCTTCCCGCGCGGCAATTTGCGCATCTTACTCACCTCGCCGATGGGCACAACGAGCACGCTGCTGTTTGAGCGACCGCGCGACATTGTCAAGTCGAATTTTGACGATTGGCCATTCCTGAGCGTGCACTTTTGGGGCGAAAAGGCCGAGGGTCGCTGGACGTTGCAGGTGATCAACAGTGGACGTCGACGGGTCAATCAACCGGGCATTCTATCCAAGTGGCAGCTCATCTTCTATGGCACATCGTCGCAACCGATGCGCCTCAAATCGGAGCTGCTAAACACTCAATTGCGCAACAGTCCCGTTGCCAGCAATCCGTTCATCTTCTCGTCGGCCTCGAACATTGGTCAGCCCGCTAACGAGGGCGGCAACTTTAACACGGATAACTTTGCCGGGTATTTGAACTATCAGAACATCTTTAGCAGCGCCGGCTCCAGTCCAGAGGTGGCCACCGCCACTTTGGATGGCCACAGCGTCAACACTTCGGCAATTGTCctccaacaacagcagcaactagcCAATGTCAATGGCAGTGGCGATAACAAGCTCATCATGTATTCCTGCGATGCTGAATGCGGTACACTCGGCTGCTATGGACGTGGGCCGACGCAGTGCGTCGCCTGTAGTCACTATCGACTGGACAA CACTTGCGTAAGTCGTTGTCCACCTCGCTCGTTCCCCAATCAAGTGGGCATCTGCTGGCCATGCCACGATTCCTGCGAGACCTGCGCTGGCGCTGGACCCGACAGCTGTCTCACCTGTGCACCCGCCCACCTGCATGTCACTGATCTCGCCGTCTGTGTGCAAAACTGTCCCGATGGTTACTTTGAGG ATATGAAGAATCGAACTTGTGTGCCTTGCGAGCCGAACTGTGCCTCCTGTCAGGATCGTCCCGAGTTTTGCACCAGCTGCGATCATCATCTGGTCATGCACGAGAACAAATGCTATTCGGCTTGCCCGCTCGACTCTTACGAAACGGAAGAAAACAA ATGCGCCTACTGTCACTCCTCGTGCGCCACGTGCAATGGCGCCACAGAGAACGATTGCATCACGTGCCGTCCCAGTCGCTATGCGTGGCAAAACAAATGCCTTAACAACTGCCCCGAGGGACACTATGCGGACAAGAAGCGGTTGGAGTGTTTGCCCTGTCACGAGGGCTGCaagagctgcagcagcaatggcatcTGCAGCGAGTGTCTGCCCAACTGGACGCTCAACAAGAAGGACAAATGCAGCGTCGCCGGCAGCGAAGCTTGCACCGATT CGGAGTTTTACAGTCAGTCGGAGAGCGGCTGCAAGGCATGCCACAGCTCGTGTGAGACGTGCAACGGTCCGTTGGCCACCAACTGTTTATCTTGCGAGTCGAATCGTTTGCTGGAGCAGAGCAGCTGTGTCAGCGGCTGTCAGGATGGCTACTTCATGGAGACGGGCGTGTGCACGCCTTGCTTGCACACTTGCACCCAATGCAAGTCGCGCACcaactgcagcaactgctCCAAGGGATTGGAGCTGCAGAATGGCGAGTGTCGCACCACTTGCGCTGATGG CTATTACAGCGATCGCGGCATTTGCGCCAAGTGCTATCTGAGTTGTCACACGTGCAGCGGACCGCGTCGCAATCAGTGTGTTCAGTGTCCCGATGGCTGGCAGCTGGCCGCCGGCGAATGCTATCCCAAGTGCCCCGAGGGCTTCTACAAGTCGGAGTTTGGCTGCCAGAAATGCCATCATTACTGCAAGACCTGTAATG GCGCTGGTCCGTTGGCCTGTTCGTCGTGCCCGCCCAACTTTATGCTCGATGGCGGACTGTGCATGGAATGCCTGAGCACCCAGTACTATGATGCAACCACACAGACGTGCAAAGCGTGCCACGAATCGTGTCATTCGTGCCTGGGACCCGGACAATACTCGTGCAAAGCGTGCGTGGCACCTTTGCATCTGGATCGCGTGAATGGCCAATGTGTGCCCTGCTGTCGGGCCAGCAAGAAGACAACCACCGAAGCTGGCGAGCAacaggacaacgacaacgaagacGACGAGCACTGCTGTCAATGCGATGCGGATACAG GTGAATGCCGAAGCACTTCAACGGCAGGCAAACGTCGCACTGTCGTTGGCATCGACAGCATTTTCAGGAGCGCAGTCAGAGAtcgacagcaacagttgccggGTGAGCTGaatggcggtggcggtggtggcgtATTTGTTTTTCGACTCGATTCCCCGTTGACAGCAATCACCGCAATTGCCGTAGCGATTTGTCTGCTCATCATCACCATCTTCTCAATTATCTTTGCCGTGCTGCAG CGCAATAGCAATCACACATCGAGAAATTCGGTGCGTTATCGCAAGATCAATGGGCGGAAGTGTGAGGCGAGCAATGAGGCCAGATTTATATTCAATGTGGGCGAGAATGGCGATGATACAGACAgcgatgatgataatgatatgATGGATAATAGCATGGATACAACGCGGAGGCGGATGAATAACCAACGCATTGTCTACGAGCAGCAACATCACAATCGTTGCGGCGACGTCCCCCCAAATGGAAACGAATTTTATGTGAAGAGTACAAATGATATTGATGCGATCGAGTTtcatggcaacagcagcagtagtaaACATGTAAATAATCccgattgcagcagcaacagcaacagtccCACAACAATGAATCCGCCAATAatagcagcgacagcaacagcaacaacaacaacgagtagtagtagcagcaacaatagaAGAATCGTTAGCcgaaataattatattgaaagCTGA
- the LOC133848862 gene encoding furin-like protease 2 isoform X4: MLDKSIDRTEKQTVELPFFVERTCTDCDTNEKSVNLRPRAKATTKTTTTLAPTSLSSTALPSVTRSSFRGGGGNALKRRKCHPNAQQQKQQQQQQLKLNRNIYLCKCNRMAQSCIYFVLVLAILSVRYTCAASHPQQQQQQLREREQQQQHLQHNNQTEYGAGDNYSIYHDRNATIKYPDPILIIAETESESEASNTHNNTNNINASVKKQKNKKNSNIVEKKNKNYKKKQLQEETEEERHHLLSDSLDTFGAYRIPDEAIYTNEFAVHIPAGRSIADTIAEKYGFTNRGQIGALDDYYLFQHHRVSKRSLRSSRKHHSALKSEFEVKWLQQQHEKIRQKRDGPYSDIPTYNPSLTSSTTSSHSPRLKYRDVSPLLIFSDPLFKEQWYLNGGAKDGLDMNIVPAWQKGYTGKGVVVSILDDGIQTNHPDLAQNYDPDASFDINGNDSDPTPQDNGDNKHGTRCAGEVAAVAFNNYCGVGVAYNASIGGVRMLDGKVNDVVEAQALSLNPAHIDIYSASWGPEDDGSTVDGPGPLARRAFIYGVTSGRQGKGSIFVWASGNGGRYTDSCNCDGYTNSIFTLSISSATQAGYKPWYLEECSSTLATTYSSGTPGHDKSVATVDMDGRLRPDHICTVEHTGTSASAPLAAGICALALEANPDLTWRDMQYLVVYTSRPGPLEKESGWTLNGVKRKYSHKFGYGLMDAGAMVTLAEQWNSVPPQHICKSRENNEDRNIAGEYGYTLATHMDVNGCAGTINEVRYLEHVQCRITLRFFPRGNLRILLTSPMGTTSTLLFERPRDIVKSNFDDWPFLSVHFWGEKAEGRWTLQVINSGRRRVNQPGILSKWQLIFYGTSSQPMRLKSELLNTQLRNSPVASNPFIFSSASNIGQPANEGGNFNTDNFAGYLNYQNIFSSAGSSPEVATATLDGHSVNTSAIVLQQQQQLANVNGSGDNKLIMYSCDAECGTLGCYGRGPTQCVACSHYRLDNTCVSRCPPRSFPNQVGICWPCHDSCETCAGAGPDSCLTCAPAHLHVTDLAVCVQNCPDGYFEDMKNRTCVPCEPNCASCQDRPEFCTSCDHHLVMHENKCYSACPLDSYETEENKCAYCHSSCATCNGATENDCITCRPSRYAWQNKCLNNCPEGHYADKKRLECLPCHEGCKSCSSNGICSECLPNWTLNKKDKCSVAGSEACTDSEFYSQSESGCKACHSSCETCNGPLATNCLSCESNRLLEQSSCVSGCQDGYFMETGVCTPCLHTCTQCKSRTNCSNCSKGLELQNGECRTTCADGYYSDRGICAKCYLSCHTCSGPRRNQCVQCPDGWQLAAGECYPKCPEGFYKSEFGCQKCHHYCKTCNGAGPLACSSCPPNFMLDGGLCMECLSTQYYDATTQTCKACHESCHSCLGPGQYSCKACVAPLHLDRVNGQCVPCCRASKKTTTEAGEQQDNDNEDDEHCCQCDADTGECRSTSTAGKRRTVVGIDSIFRSAVRDRQQQLPGELNGGGGGGVFVFRLDSPLTAITAIAVAICLLIITIFSIIFAVLQRNSNHTSRNSVRYRKINGRKCEASNEARFIFNVGENGDDTDSDDDNDMMDNSMDTTRRRMNNQRIVYEQQHHNRCGDVPPNGNEFYVKSTNDIDAIEFHGNSSSSKHVNNPDCSSNSNSPTTMNPPIIAATATATTTTSSSSSNNRRIVSRNNYIES; encoded by the exons ATGCTTGATAAAAGCATTGATAGAACCGAGAAGCAAACCGTCGAATTACCATTTTTTGTGGAACGAACGTGTACTGATTGCGATACCAACGAGAAGAGCGTTAACCTGCGACCAcgagcaaaagcaacaacaaaaacaacaacaacattagcacctacatcattatcatcaacaGCATTACCATCAGTAACAAGATCATCATTTAGAGGAGGAGGTGGAAATGCattgaaaagaagaaaatgccATCCAAatgcgcaacaacaaaaacaacaacaacaacaacaactgaaactcAATAGAAATAtctatttatgcaaatgtaatCGAATGGCACAGAgctgtatatattttgtattagttTTAGCAATCTTAAGTGTAAGATATACTTGTGCTGCTTCtcatccacaacaacaacagcaacaactacgcgaaagagaacaacaacaacaacatttacaaCATAATAATCAAACTGAATATGGAGCCGGCGATAATTACTCAATATATCACGATAGAAATGCAACCATAAAATACCCAGATCCAATATTGATCATCGCTGAgactgaatctgaatctgaggCTAGTAATACtcacaacaacaccaacaatatTAATGCCAGTGTGAAGAAGcaaaagaacaagaagaacagcaacatcgtcgagaagaagaacaagaactaTAAGAAGAAGCAACTGCAAGAAGAGACTGAGGAAGAGCGACATCATCTGCTCAGCGATTCATTGGACACATTTGGCGCTTATCGCATACCCGACGAGGCCATCTACACAAATGAGTTCGCTGTCCATATACCAGCTGGCAGATCCATTGCCGATACCATAGCCGAGAAGTACGGTTTCACCAATCGCGGACAG ATCGGCGCCCTTGACGACTATTATCTGTTTCAGCATCATCGCGTGTCCAAGCGTTCGCTTCGCTCGAGTCGCAAGCATCACAGTGCCTTAAAATCGGAGTTCGAG GTGAAGTggcttcagcagcagcatgagAAGATCAGGCAGAAGCGAGATGGCCCCTATTCAGATATACCCACCTACA ACCCATCCCTAACATCATCGACCACATCGTCCCATTCGCCGCGTCTCAAGTACCGCGATGTCTCGCCTCTGCTTATCTTCTCCGATCCGTTGTTTAAGGAACAGTGGTATTTG AATGGAGGAGCGAAGGATGGTCTCGACATGAACATCGTGCCTGCCTGGCAGAAGGGATACACTGGCAAAGGTGTCGTTGTCTCCATACTGGACGACGGCATTCAAACCAATCATCCGGATCTCGCTCAGAATTAT GATCCCGATGCTTCGTTCGATATCAACGGCAATGATTCGGATCCAACGCCACAGGATAATGGCGACAATAAACATGGAACACGTTGCGCTGGCGAAGTTGCTGCGGTTGCCTTCAACAACTATTgcggcgtgggcgtggcatatAATGCCAGCATTGGCG GCGTGCGCATGCTGGATGGCAAAGTGAACGACGTGGTCGAAGCGCAGGCGCTAAGCTTGAATCCCGCTCACATTGACATCTACAGCGCCTCGTGGGGACCCGAGGATGATGGCTCCACGGTCGATGGTCCCGGACCCTTGGCTCGTCGTGCCTTCATCTACGGCGTGACCAGCGGACGTCAGGGCAAGGGTTCGATCTTTGTGTGGGCATCGGGCAACGGTGGACGCTACACGGACTCGTGCAACTGCGATGGCTACACCAACTCCATCTTTACGCTGTCCATCTCGAGTGCCACGCAAGCAGG CTACAAGCCTTGGTATCTGGAGGAGTGCTCATCGACGCTGGCCACCACCTACAGCTCGGGTACGCCGGGTCACGACAAGAGCGTCGCCACCGTCGACATGGACGGACGCCTGCGTCCCGATCACATTTGCACTGTGGAGCACACGGGCACCTCGGCTTCGGCACCGCTGGCGGCTGGCATTTGTGCGTTGGCGCTGGAAGCGAATCCCGATTTGACGTGGCGTGATATGCAGTACTTGGTGGTGTACACCTCGAGGCCGGGACCGCTGGAGAAGGAGAGCGGCTGGACATTGAATGGCGTGAAGCGTAAATACAGTCACAAGTTTGGCTACGGTCTGATGGATGCCGGCGCCATGGTCACTTTGGCCGAGCAATGGAATTCAGTGCCGCCGCAGCACATTTGCAAGTCGCGCGAGAACAACGAGGATCGCAATATTGCCGGCGAATATGGCTACACGCTGGCCACCCACATGGATGTGAACGGTTGCGCCGGCACAATCAATGAGGTGCGCTATCTGGAGCACGTTCAGTGTCGCATCACGTTGCGCTTCTTCCCGCGCGGCAATTTGCGCATCTTACTCACCTCGCCGATGGGCACAACGAGCACGCTGCTGTTTGAGCGACCGCGCGACATTGTCAAGTCGAATTTTGACGATTGGCCATTCCTGAGCGTGCACTTTTGGGGCGAAAAGGCCGAGGGTCGCTGGACGTTGCAGGTGATCAACAGTGGACGTCGACGGGTCAATCAACCGGGCATTCTATCCAAGTGGCAGCTCATCTTCTATGGCACATCGTCGCAACCGATGCGCCTCAAATCGGAGCTGCTAAACACTCAATTGCGCAACAGTCCCGTTGCCAGCAATCCGTTCATCTTCTCGTCGGCCTCGAACATTGGTCAGCCCGCTAACGAGGGCGGCAACTTTAACACGGATAACTTTGCCGGGTATTTGAACTATCAGAACATCTTTAGCAGCGCCGGCTCCAGTCCAGAGGTGGCCACCGCCACTTTGGATGGCCACAGCGTCAACACTTCGGCAATTGTCctccaacaacagcagcaactagcCAATGTCAATGGCAGTGGCGATAACAAGCTCATCATGTATTCCTGCGATGCTGAATGCGGTACACTCGGCTGCTATGGACGTGGGCCGACGCAGTGCGTCGCCTGTAGTCACTATCGACTGGACAA CACTTGCGTAAGTCGTTGTCCACCTCGCTCGTTCCCCAATCAAGTGGGCATCTGCTGGCCATGCCACGATTCCTGCGAGACCTGCGCTGGCGCTGGACCCGACAGCTGTCTCACCTGTGCACCCGCCCACCTGCATGTCACTGATCTCGCCGTCTGTGTGCAAAACTGTCCCGATGGTTACTTTGAGG ATATGAAGAATCGAACTTGTGTGCCTTGCGAGCCGAACTGTGCCTCCTGTCAGGATCGTCCCGAGTTTTGCACCAGCTGCGATCATCATCTGGTCATGCACGAGAACAAATGCTATTCGGCTTGCCCGCTCGACTCTTACGAAACGGAAGAAAACAA ATGCGCCTACTGTCACTCCTCGTGCGCCACGTGCAATGGCGCCACAGAGAACGATTGCATCACGTGCCGTCCCAGTCGCTATGCGTGGCAAAACAAATGCCTTAACAACTGCCCCGAGGGACACTATGCGGACAAGAAGCGGTTGGAGTGTTTGCCCTGTCACGAGGGCTGCaagagctgcagcagcaatggcatcTGCAGCGAGTGTCTGCCCAACTGGACGCTCAACAAGAAGGACAAATGCAGCGTCGCCGGCAGCGAAGCTTGCACCGATT CGGAGTTTTACAGTCAGTCGGAGAGCGGCTGCAAGGCATGCCACAGCTCGTGTGAGACGTGCAACGGTCCGTTGGCCACCAACTGTTTATCTTGCGAGTCGAATCGTTTGCTGGAGCAGAGCAGCTGTGTCAGCGGCTGTCAGGATGGCTACTTCATGGAGACGGGCGTGTGCACGCCTTGCTTGCACACTTGCACCCAATGCAAGTCGCGCACcaactgcagcaactgctCCAAGGGATTGGAGCTGCAGAATGGCGAGTGTCGCACCACTTGCGCTGATGG CTATTACAGCGATCGCGGCATTTGCGCCAAGTGCTATCTGAGTTGTCACACGTGCAGCGGACCGCGTCGCAATCAGTGTGTTCAGTGTCCCGATGGCTGGCAGCTGGCCGCCGGCGAATGCTATCCCAAGTGCCCCGAGGGCTTCTACAAGTCGGAGTTTGGCTGCCAGAAATGCCATCATTACTGCAAGACCTGTAATG GCGCTGGTCCGTTGGCCTGTTCGTCGTGCCCGCCCAACTTTATGCTCGATGGCGGACTGTGCATGGAATGCCTGAGCACCCAGTACTATGATGCAACCACACAGACGTGCAAAGCGTGCCACGAATCGTGTCATTCGTGCCTGGGACCCGGACAATACTCGTGCAAAGCGTGCGTGGCACCTTTGCATCTGGATCGCGTGAATGGCCAATGTGTGCCCTGCTGTCGGGCCAGCAAGAAGACAACCACCGAAGCTGGCGAGCAacaggacaacgacaacgaagacGACGAGCACTGCTGTCAATGCGATGCGGATACAG GTGAATGCCGAAGCACTTCAACGGCAGGCAAACGTCGCACTGTCGTTGGCATCGACAGCATTTTCAGGAGCGCAGTCAGAGAtcgacagcaacagttgccggGTGAGCTGaatggcggtggcggtggtggcgtATTTGTTTTTCGACTCGATTCCCCGTTGACAGCAATCACCGCAATTGCCGTAGCGATTTGTCTGCTCATCATCACCATCTTCTCAATTATCTTTGCCGTGCTGCAG CGCAATAGCAATCACACATCGAGAAATTCGGTGCGTTATCGCAAGATCAATGGGCGGAAGTGTGAGGCGAGCAATGAGGCCAGATTTATATTCAATGTGGGCGAGAATGGCGATGATACAGACAgcgatgatgataatgatatgATGGATAATAGCATGGATACAACGCGGAGGCGGATGAATAACCAACGCATTGTCTACGAGCAGCAACATCACAATCGTTGCGGCGACGTCCCCCCAAATGGAAACGAATTTTATGTGAAGAGTACAAATGATATTGATGCGATCGAGTTtcatggcaacagcagcagtagtaaACATGTAAATAATCccgattgcagcagcaacagcaacagtccCACAACAATGAATCCGCCAATAatagcagcgacagcaacagcaacaacaacaacgagtagtagtagcagcaacaatagaAGAATCGTTAGCcgaaataattatattgaaagCTGA